From one Variovorax sp. PBL-H6 genomic stretch:
- the coxB gene encoding cytochrome c oxidase subunit II, with amino-acid sequence MNGDTDARLASNFRLLAQSASTVAERTDLLFTAMLILCGVIAAGVCIAILVFAVRYRHGADVVRGTVGGRRGLELAWTLVPLLLFLALFTWAAHDFSRLYRTPADALPVYVVAKQWMWKLQHRNGRREINELHVPLGQPVRLLMTSQDAIHSFYVPAFRLKQDVVPGRYTGLWFTATQLGEFHLFCAEYCGSEHSQMTGRIVVMQPADYAQWLGSGTEEPSLAQYGFARFRELGCSGCHAAGSTVHAPSLRGLLGRTVHLQDGRSLTADENYVRDSILLPRKDVVAGFAPVMPSFAGQVSEEDIQALIAFLRSADVP; translated from the coding sequence ATGAACGGCGACACCGACGCACGCCTGGCCTCCAACTTCCGCCTGCTCGCGCAAAGTGCTTCGACCGTTGCCGAGCGCACCGACCTGCTGTTCACGGCGATGCTGATCCTCTGCGGCGTGATCGCTGCGGGCGTGTGCATCGCGATCCTCGTCTTCGCGGTGCGCTATCGGCACGGCGCCGACGTCGTTCGCGGCACGGTGGGGGGACGGCGCGGCCTGGAGCTGGCCTGGACCCTCGTCCCGCTGCTGTTGTTCCTCGCCCTGTTCACCTGGGCCGCGCACGACTTCTCGCGCCTGTATCGCACGCCGGCCGATGCCTTGCCCGTCTACGTGGTCGCCAAGCAATGGATGTGGAAGCTGCAGCACCGCAACGGCCGCCGCGAGATCAACGAGCTGCATGTGCCGCTGGGCCAGCCGGTGCGGCTTCTCATGACCTCGCAGGACGCGATCCACAGCTTCTATGTCCCGGCCTTTCGCCTCAAGCAGGATGTCGTGCCCGGACGCTATACCGGCCTCTGGTTCACGGCAACGCAGCTGGGCGAATTCCACCTGTTCTGCGCCGAGTACTGCGGCTCCGAGCATTCGCAGATGACAGGCCGCATCGTGGTGATGCAGCCGGCCGACTACGCGCAATGGCTGGGCAGCGGGACCGAGGAACCCAGCCTCGCGCAGTATGGCTTCGCGCGTTTTCGCGAACTGGGTTGCAGCGGCTGCCACGCAGCGGGCTCCACCGTGCACGCCCCGTCGCTGCGCGGCCTGCTCGGGCGCACCGTGCACCTGCAGGATGGCCGCAGCCTGACGGCCGACGAGAACTATGTGCGCGATTCCATCCTGCTGCCCAGGAAGGACGTGGTCGCGGGCTTCGCCCCCGTGATGCCCTCGTTCGCCGGCCAGGTGAGCGAAGAAGATATCCAGGCGCTGATCGCGTTCCTGCGGTCGGCAGACGTGCCATGA
- a CDS encoding SCO family protein — protein sequence MRPPRLLCAALMAMAWFAASAQPLAIPAPPAAALEQKPGAQLPLQMDLWDEQGRPVRLGDYFEDGRPVLLVLGYYRCPQLCGLLMHRLLEGLRDSGLSRHGWRIVGVSIDPEDTPETARQRREQDIAYAEFLMDAPTPAGTLDLHLLVATPARLQRLARDIGFGYTQTPGTDARFAHPAAVMVATTRGKISRYLTGMQFDAAELRVALAEAKGERIGILSQGIALLCAHFDPRVGAHSTAVMNATRVLGLLMVAALAAWCWRRRRTETRQ from the coding sequence ATGAGGCCGCCGCGACTGCTCTGCGCCGCCCTGATGGCCATGGCGTGGTTCGCCGCCTCGGCGCAACCGCTGGCCATTCCTGCGCCACCGGCCGCGGCCCTGGAGCAGAAGCCCGGTGCCCAGCTGCCGTTGCAGATGGACCTGTGGGACGAGCAGGGCAGGCCGGTGCGGCTGGGCGACTATTTCGAGGACGGCCGCCCGGTGCTGCTGGTGCTGGGCTACTACCGTTGTCCGCAGCTGTGCGGGTTGCTGATGCACCGCCTGCTGGAGGGATTGCGCGACAGCGGCCTTTCACGGCATGGCTGGCGGATCGTGGGCGTCAGCATCGATCCGGAAGACACGCCGGAAACGGCGCGGCAGCGGCGAGAACAGGACATCGCGTATGCCGAGTTCCTGATGGACGCGCCCACGCCGGCCGGCACGCTGGACCTGCACTTGCTCGTGGCGACACCCGCTCGATTGCAGCGCCTGGCGCGCGACATCGGTTTCGGCTACACGCAAACACCGGGCACGGATGCCCGCTTTGCGCATCCTGCGGCGGTGATGGTCGCCACGACGCGGGGCAAGATCTCGCGCTACTTGACGGGCATGCAGTTCGACGCTGCCGAGCTGCGCGTGGCGCTGGCCGAAGCGAAAGGCGAACGCATCGGCATCCTCAGCCAAGGCATCGCCTTGCTGTGCGCCCACTTCGATCCCCGCGTGGGCGCGCACAGCACCGCCGTGATGAATGCGACGCGCGTGCTGGGCCTGCTGATGGTGGCCGCACTGGCCGCCTGGTGCTGGCGCCGGCGCAGAACGGAGACACGGCAATGA